CCAATTTACATGATTTCGGCGTAGGTCTTAGAAGCAACAAGTTATTTCAGTAATTTGTTTTTATTTCAGTAATGTGTTTACTCTCGTAAAAAGGGACTTTAATGTACTAATATATTGTTTCTTCTCATTTTACTTATACTAGTtttagggtacgcgctttgcgcgtgtaacCCGTACCAATAAatataaacttttaaaattatataaatattaaatgtATAATTGACACGCAATTATTAAGTGTCATTTTAAAAGTACCTCTAGAACTTGATGTTGAGTTAGTGGTTATAATAATTGTAAATATTGAGATAATTTATATCTAATTATAGAGTTTTTAGAATGTGTATTTGTATTTTAATACATAATATTTTGTAGAATGCCAAAACCAAAATTATATAGCTTGAGTTTTATACCTTTTTGTTGATATGAAATCCTTTACTGTTTTAATATAATTACCTTTTTTATCCTACACCTAAAACTAAATGGAGCTGAAAGTGACGACGATttcatttacaaaaaaaaaaaaagatcctaAATCTAAAAACAATATAAAGTGGCCGAAACTTCCCTAATATAAATTGAAAATACTTGAAATTTGGTACTCGTAAAATTTAAATGGAGTTGAAAATAAGGACTTCTAAAGGAATTGAAAAATCAAAGTtctaaaaggtaaaaaaaataattaaatgactaatcctaaatattagggaaTTAATTCAAATAACTATTTctaaatatttgaaaaataatatttgaaaaataactaaatgactattttatccaGTATGAactatatttttaaagggtaaaaaaaacgaacgacatttcgctaaagaccttcgtgcttttaatatagcaTAGATATTTGCAGTTAATTCTTTAATTTCAATAAGACGAGATATTAGTTAGATGCTAAATAAGATGTTGGAATTGTTATTCTTGATGATTTTATGGTGTGTATAATATGATATGATATCCCACTTTTCAAAAAAGGGAAGAATGCTTTATTGAATTAAGACAAGTAAGATATTCGGAGACACTGCGGCATATTCCATAGTCAAATAGTATGACAAATTAAACATTAATTAATGAAATCCGAAAAAGAACAAGACATCGCTAATACTTAAAAAATTGGCAATGTTGAGAGTGGGATTTGAACCCACGCCCTTTCGGACCAGAACCTTAATCTGGCGCCTTAGACCAACTCGGCCATCTCAACATTCTTGCCTATGATAGTTCTTTAATCTTATCTTAACATAATTCCAACAGATACCGCATTATCTGCATCACCAATTCTATGCGTATAATGTGTTCCATAACCTTTCATTTAGTTTCGGAGTTAGAAGCTACTACATATAGATAACGTCCGATTTCAATATCCTCTTTCGCAAGAATACTTGGATAGACATAGTTTAGATTGATGTTATTGACAAAACTAAGAAGAGGATGGGTAAGATGTAAGACCATAATGTAAAGATATTCTGGCTATGCGAAATATTCCTAGCTTAACTAATCTAAGTGATATGCTACTACTATCAGACAGTGGAAACAAATAATAACTTCGGtactgtttgactcaaaagatttcGAACTCTTTTTAATCAAATCAATCAaggatgaaggggtaaatcgtagcCGAAGATAATAAACTCTAGGATGACAATAGTAGAAAGATGATAATAGTAGAGAGATGATAATAGTTCAAGGCCAGTGGTTCTTTCTCCCCCCATCCCCTTTTTACAAGACTTTCACCCTTCTTATATACTGAGGGGTTTTCCCATAATCGTATGGATGACAAATTAAGAAATATCTAATGAATATTCCCTAGGTCACCTAGCATGCCAAATTTACTGCCGACGCGGTGGTATCTCTCCTTCCTTCACAGGGTCGTATCTCTTTGTCGACTCATAGGTTTTTGGTCGTTTGTCGTACCCACCATAGGTCGTGGTCGATCAAATTCGGACCTATACAATTAGTCCTCCGCTCGTCGAGGTCGCAACTGGATGCGTCCTCGATGAGCGAACTCGATGCCTCCCTTAGGAGGAATTTGACTCGTCGGGATATTATGACGTGGCCAGCGAGAGGTGGTTGTCATATTGGGAGGAATATCGAAGAGTACACGCTACTCGGGGTGACGTCAGCTTCTATATGCGTCATCATTACGCGGATTTCTGAGGTAAAGATTGACGGTTTGGCGCTTGGTTTCCCGCACTGATTTGAAACCTGCCTCCTCGATTCTGGCgccacccaaccctataaataggtgaagggTTCGATTCCTTTGAAAAACTTTGGCCATTCTTGATAATTCTTCAGTCTCCTTCTTCTGCTTTTacatttctttatttccttttttggcCGGAAATTTCCTTCTCTTTTACTCTATTTGTGTAACTACCGCTTCTTAAACAAAATCATGCCAAGGTCTCGTCGCACTAATAAGGCCGCTCCATCGAATGCAGCACCTCTTTCCGGCAGTGGAGAGGTGGAAATAGAAGAGGGTGATAGTCCTCTCACAGTGGAGGCGCTACTACCGAGGCATCCCCTATCTCGGAGTGACTTCCTCAAAGACCCGCCCCTTACTCCGAACCCGTACTCTCTAAGATGAGTCAGACTCACCTTGATGTCCTCCGTATAAAATATGTCCTTGTCCACGTAGAGATGACTCTGGCGGAGGGGGATTACGTTGACGTTCACAGGCCTGGGTATTGTGCCTTCTATGAATATCCCTTTGTGATCGGCTACAACCTTCCTCTCTTCCCTCTAGAGGACGAATTCTGCAGATTCTATCATGTTTTCCCGGCTCAGCTTTCGCCGTACACGCTCAAGGTGCTTCTAGTGCTGACCAAGTACGCGGAATTGGCAGAATGCAACGTCTCTGTTCATCATCTCTTGCACTTATTTTCACCTGGTTTCCTTAGGGGTACCATGGTGCACTTGAGACTTCGTGGTACAAAAGGGCTGGTGGTCAGGACAGACGATCGGGCGAGCCGTAAATTATGGTACAAGTACTTTTTCATCAAGACCGAGCACGTCGCCTCTAACCCTGCCTGATTTCCAGAGCGGTGGAATAAAACTCGCAAGTATCGTCGTTCATTATGTACCCCCCCCCCTCTGTCCCCTCTAATTAGCGTAACTTTTGGTTACTTGTTGTTCTGCAGCTATAGGTCATCCGCCCCTCCCTATTGCGAGTCTCAGGAATTGGGTCTCTAACCTGCTACCCCAGGCGGAGTAAACTCGAACTTGGTCTGCCTTCATACAACGTTATGGCCCCAGGGTTTCTTCAGGTAAATTTCTGCCTTACTAACTCATAGGTCGTGCGACCCTGCCTAACTGTATGGCCCTTTGTAACGACAGGTCGGGGGCTTCCAGGCGAAGGGCGTCAGTCCCTGCTTTCTGACGATCCATTGCTACCACGGACACGCGATTCATTTTGTGCGAGTTTGTTCGGGGAGGTCGTCCTCAACTTTTTCAACAGGGAGACTCGTCTCAAACTGATATCATGAGGGAAAAGGCATTGTTGGCACCGTCCCCGCATCCTGTTGATGAATCTTCTAATGGCGACGAGCCGTTAGAGAGAAAAAGGAGAAGGTTGGACCTGGGAAAGGGCGTGGCCATTGAGGCCAACGGAAGTGGGGCATCTGGGATGGCCCCGGTGTCTGTGTTTATGGTCGATGCCATTTTGTCGGGGAGGTCTCCCCAAATGGAGAGAGTTGGCCCGGGAGCCGGTTCAGTGCGTTCCGCTGAAGGGGGCGTGTCGTCCAATGTCGGAGGACCTCATGTCAAGGAGGATGGATCGGGTTCAGATGTCGTCTCGGAGGATGTCGATGAATGTTTGGGTCGCCATACCAGTGTAGAGGTGAAGACGGACGGATCTGACTGTCATATGGTAATTCCGGGGAGTTACAACTTGCTGCTGAATAGCGAGCAGGTTTCTTCGGCCCTTGCTCCTTTATGCGCCGCTCCTAAAAGCGAGACGCTTGGGACGATGAGTGACACAGAATTATCTCGAAGGGTCGCAGGTATGGCCTTGCAGgtatgtttcttctttttcttgtgtcATGGGGTTGGTGTGGCAATGTGATGTATTTACTCTAACTCTGCTCCTCTCTTTTGTCAGACCCTCGTCATGGAGGTGGAGAGAGAGCGTCGTGAACGGAGAAGGACTGGCCTCTATAAGAAGATGTCATCAAAATACCATCAGTATCATGCTAAGCATCGGGCAATGTCTAATATCTATCATCAGGATCCCAAGTTCCAGGTGTTCCGCGAGGGACTTAAGCAGCAGGAAGACCAGTTGGAGCGTAGGGTAGAGGAGCTGGAGGAGAGGGACGAGGAGCTTGTGAGGGCTATCGCATGTAATAGCGAATTGGAGGCCCTTCTTAAGGTGAAAGAGGACGAGCTTGAGTTGAGTCAGGGGGTAATGGCTGAGAACACCGATTTACAACTGAAGGAGGCCAGCTTGACCGTTGAGTTAGATGCTAAGGCAGTGGAGGTCGACGGACTTAAGGGTGAGTTGAATGCCAGTGCTGATAAGTTGACCACTACCATTTCTAAGACGGTCTCTTTGGAGGATGCCCTCAGCCTATCCAGGTCGGAACTTACGGGGGAGAAGGAAAATTTTGGTCGTCGAATCGTGGGATTTGATGGGCGTGTCAGGGAGCTGGAGGCGGAGTTGGCCCTATTGCAGGGGCAGATGGCTTTGCTGAGGTCATACGAGGTAAACCATCGTTCCCAGCCCTCAACATCTCGTCCTTCAACTGGTTAGAGCTCACCTCATCGCTTGTACAAGTTATGGGTCCATGCGGAGGCTCGTCTCGATGTGTATAAGGCTTTTCATGCCAAGGGCCAGGTGACGAAAGTGGAGGTTCAGGCAGTGCATGCTGAAGCGCGTGCAGCCCGTGAGTTGTGTGGGTATGACCCTTTCACTCCCGATGGGTAAGGTGTCAATTCTGATGATGCGAACCACCTTGCTTCGGATTCGTGGTATGAAGATGCCTAACCCGCTGGCAATGATGTGTAGTTTTAGTTTGTACTACATTTTTTGCTTGGGAATTTTTGGCACGGGCCATGCTAGGTCCTGTTCACAGGGGCAAATGtaaatgatatttttgttgtAATATAAACTTTACTTTTTGTCGGTTTTTTTGTTCGTcgtttcttcttttatttgttgcATGACACTTGAGCGtctattgggatgttgcttcgattATCGTCGAAGCAGAATCCCATCATAGCTCGGTTGAGGTCGAACTGACGttgttgatggccttggccattggggtGTTGCTTCGACTTGTCGGAgtaatatcccg
The Nicotiana sylvestris chromosome 11, ASM39365v2, whole genome shotgun sequence DNA segment above includes these coding regions:
- the LOC138881609 gene encoding uncharacterized protein is translated as MREKALLAPSPHPVDESSNGDEPLERKRRRLDLGKGVAIEANGSGASGMAPVSVFMVDAILSGRSPQMERVGPGAGSVRSAEGGVSSNVGGPHVKEDGSGSDVVSEDVDECLGRHTSVEVKTDGSDCHMVIPGSYNLLLNSEQVSSALAPLCAAPKSETLGTMSDTELSRRVAGMALQTLVMEVERERRERRRTGLYKKMSSKYHQYHAKHRAMSNIYHQDPKFQVFREGLKQQEDQLERRVEELEERDEELVRAIACNSELEALLKVKEDELELSQGVMAENTDLQLKEASLTVELDAKAVEVDGLKGELNASADKLTTTISKTVSLEDALSLSRSELTGEKENFGRRIVGFDGRVRELEAELALLQGQMALLRSYEVNHRSQPSTSRPSTG